The following is a genomic window from Thermoanaerobacter uzonensis DSM 18761.
TAAGAGATTATGAGGAAAGTAATAACAATGGTGGGGACCTCAATTTTTGATAATTATAGGGAAGAAAACACTGGTGATACTTTCTTTAAAAGATATGTGATAGTGTAAAATTATCGTAGGATTTTTTAAGTGAAAAAAAACAAGAGACAACCCCTGTGATAAAATAGATTATGGAAAACAAAACAACACAGAAAGGGGTGTCTCTTGTGAAAAAACATATCTTTGAGGATATTATACTACAAAATGCTCTAAATTTCACTAGAGAAGTGGTAGACATTTTTGACGATTTATTAAACAAAGGAATGAATATTACAGAGCTTGCAGCAAGGATAAAGGA
Proteins encoded in this region:
- a CDS encoding UPF0236 family transposase-like protein, whose translation is MKKHIFEDIILQNALNFTREVVDIFDDLLNKGMNITELAARIKELTDKLGREAIEAIIEELDKIIKEDKRRKEKWVV